In Bactrocera oleae isolate idBacOlea1 chromosome 5, idBacOlea1, whole genome shotgun sequence, a genomic segment contains:
- the LOC106615865 gene encoding solute carrier family 35 member E1 homolog, protein MRNRLQTESTRHVLAVVTLCVLWYVISSSNNVIGKMVLNEFPFPMTVTMVQLCSIALYSGPFFNLWRIRKYQNISRGYYWRLIIPLALGKFLASVTSHISLWKVPVSYAHTVKATMPMFTVILTRLLFREKQPTLVYLSLVPIITGVAIATLTEISFDMVGLISALISTMGFSLQNIFSKKVLKDTGMHHLRLLQLLGKLALIMFLPIWIFVDSFKVIQHPAITSFDYRVIALLFTDGLLNWLQNVIAFNVLSLVSPLTYAVASASKRIFVIAVSLFILGNPVTWLNCVGMTLAICGVLCYNRAKQITRKAETVLPLTQNHRIKYEPLNGNFDSYYQGATTSNLNGFANKRGEKPFTNTNTIPTNSLLTNGNIFPNGSTATRLLFV, encoded by the exons ATGCGGAACCGATTACAAACTGAATCAACCAGACATGTCCTGGCTGTTGTAACGTTATGCGTACTGTGGTATGTGATCTCTTCGAGCAACAATGTCATCGGAAAAATGGTATTAAACGAGTTCCCATTTCCTATGACGGTGACAATGGTGCAACTGTGTAGTATAGCCTTGTATAGTGGACCATTCTTTAATCTCTGGCGTATACGAAAGTATCAAAACATTTCTAGAGGATACTATTGGCGATTGATTATTCCACTAGCATTGGGAAAGTTTCTTGCATCTGTCACTTCACACATTTCTCTATGGAAAGTGCCTGTTTCCTATGCTCACACGG tCAAAGCGACAATGCCGATGTTTACTGTAATCTTGACACGTTTGTTGTTTCGTGAAAAGCAACCTACTCTCGTGTACCTCAGCTTGGTGCCAATTATAACAGGTGTTGCAATAGCTACCTTAACTGAGATTTCATTCGACATGGTTGGTTTGATAAGTGCGCTCATATCGACGATGGGCTTTTCATTGCAGAACATCTTCTCTAAaaag GTGCTTAAGGATACCGGAATGCATCATCTGCGTCTTCTACAGTTATTAGGCAAATTAGCGTTAATCATGTTCTTGCCAATTTGGATATTTGTGGACAGCTTTAAAGTCATACAACATCCTGCTATA ACCAGCTTCGATTATCGCGTGATTGCTTTGCTATTTACTGATGGCCTTTTGAACTGGTTACAAAATGTTATAGCTTTTAATGTGCTTTCACTAGTTTCGCCACTGACTTATGCCGTTGCGAGCGCGTCTAAGCGCATTTTTGTGATAGCCGTGTCACTCTTCATTTTAGGGAATCCCGTGACGTGGTTAAACTGCGTGGGTATGACTTTGGCAATATGCGGCGTATTGTGTTATAATCGG gCCAAACAAATTACACGGAAGGCTGAGACGGTATTACCTCTAACCCAGAATCATCGTATTAAATACGAACCACTCAATGGAAATTTTGACTCTTATTATCAGGGTGCAACGACAAGTAACCTAAATGGTTTCGCTAACAAACGTGGTGAAAAACCATTCACAAATACTAATACAATACCAACAAATAGTTTACTAACAAATGGGAATATATTTCCAAATGGTAGTACGGCGACGCgtttactttttgtttaa
- the LOC106615877 gene encoding uncharacterized protein, with product MDSHSDILRPLSEDEFQELLQLYREKYGEQNTHYLLMYNQNKWNQQLKNLNCKVKTSEADEWLSFRKDFYTYRDGDFRKYGTYVSLHYDIMQSVLFHSWEPSQTEILKCLRETKLIKWREGPLLTNVDLEFCDVVKNIAFANGASVQRARLCLYLILEHEKAAAYALESLKDGYTVKNLNVNNASLVHEVWPNKKEGSLAYVSGLIALNQTAGIYRDTDGELVAWAFQNDFSGLGILQVLPTEQRKGFGAFLAAYLCKQVATVEKVVLSAWIVSENFKSKALLEKLGFQVVAKAEWIQLNKA from the exons ATGGACAGCCACAGCGATATTTTACGTCCACTTTCCGAGGACGAATTTCAAGAATTACTACAATTATATCGTGAAAAATATGGCGAGCAAAATACCCATTACCTGTTGATGtacaatcaaaataaatggaATCAGCAGCTGAAAAATTTGAATTGTAAGGTGAAAACTAGCGAGGCAGACGAATGGCTGTCATTCCGGAAAGACTTTTACACCTATCGAGATGGTGATTTTAGGAAATATGGCACCTATGTGAGTCTGCATTATGATATT ATGCAAAGTGTCTTATTTCATTCGTGGGAGCCAAGTCAGACGGAAATATTGAAATGCTTGCGTGAAACTAAATTGATCAAGTGGCGTGAGGGGCCGTTACTAACAAATGTTGACCTTGAATTCTGTGACGTggttaaaaatattgcttttgctAACGGAGCAAGTGTGCAACGCGCGCGTTTATGCCTATATTTAATATTGGAGCATGAAAAGGCCGCTGCTTATGCTTTGGAGAG CTTAAAAGATGGTTACACTGTTAAAAATCTGAACGTTAATAATGCGTCGCTCGTGCATGAGGTGTGGCCCAATAAGAAGGAAGGCTCGTTGGCGTATGTAAGTGGTCTAATCGCGTTAAATCAGACAGCGGGCATTTATAGAGATACTGACGGTGAATTGGTGGCATGGGcttttcaaaatgatttttctggtcTAGG caTACTACAAGTTCTGCCAACGGAACAAAGGAAGGGTTTTGGTGCCTTCTTAGCAGCATATTTATGCAAACAAGTGGCAACTGTGGAGAAAGTGGTTTTATCTGCTTGGATTgttagtgaaaatttcaaatctaaaGCACTGTTGGAAAAGCTCGGCTTTCAGGTAGTGGCCAAGGCCGAGTGGATACAATTAAACAAAGCTTAG